The following proteins come from a genomic window of Sebastes fasciatus isolate fSebFas1 chromosome 6, fSebFas1.pri, whole genome shotgun sequence:
- the LOC141769450 gene encoding uncharacterized protein LOC141769450, whose translation MAKRSAEDTLLLDSASRKRHCTLISSVDLQLESMDPTRGVSPPSLLDLMGSRCGKRPHYFEDPEKQQEEEAAALFFKPTHCDTRKHAAPVLTVQTSGSFQERHTSSSTPTSSKKRPRDDGSDTVIPKDKAEEDTNSEDCTFNCFQYWRVPLPELNLSLLEDASDRSQTKDEESKVKDSSSDAMET comes from the exons ATGGCGAAGAGAAGTGCCGAGGACACTCTGCTGCTCGACTCTGCATCCAGAAAACGTCACTGCACACTTATTAGCAGTGTTGACCTGCAGCTGGAGAGCATGGATCCTACTAGGGGTGTGAGTCCGCCTTCCCTGCTGGATCTGATGGGCAGCCGCTGCGGAAAGAGGCCGCACTACTTCGAAGACCCAGAGaaacaacaagaagaagaagctgccgCTCTCTTCTTCAAGCCCACTCACTGCGACACCAGGAAGCATGCGGCTCCAGTTTTGACTGTGCAAACTTCTGGTAGTTTCCAGGAACGTCACACCTCCTCCAGCACGCCCACCAGCTCCAAGAAACGACCTCGAGATGACGGTTCAGACACTGTTATTCCTAAAGATAAA GCTGAAGAAGACACCAACTCTGAAGACTGCACATTCAACTGCTTCCAGTACTGGAGGGTCCCCTTACCTGAACTTAACCTTTCACTGCTAGAGGATGCTAGTGACCGATCCCAAACAAAAGACGAGGAGTCAAAAGTCAAAGACTCTTCTTCTGATGCCATGGAAACCTGA
- the carnmt1 gene encoding carnosine N-methyltransferase isoform X3 translates to MAETTTGEGQQGAAAFFNKERLKHGPEEEARLERKHFWRIIDAFRFYRVHVQEQVKRAERQFLSLPQRHQNLLPDVLSNLARISHCADHNQEILQAIIHNSLHMFENIEYGEREDPRKVRQSTTFDMDKLKSTIKQFVRDWSETGRAERDTCYKPIIQEIQRLFPSDQYDVSKVSVLIPGAGLGRLAWEIARLGYICQGNEWSFFMLFSSNFILNRCETVNSLTLYPWIHQFSNNKKSADQTRPIIFPDVNPQSLPLDADFSMVAGDFVEVYSESESWDCVATCFFIDTAHNVIEYVETIWKILKPGGVWINLGPLLYHFENMANELSVELSYEDIRTAIVNFGFHFEVEKPSVQTTYTENDRSMLRYVYDCVYFVARKPADLYFNEDEEEEEEEEEDDDQQQSSPRAAKSPRRDGTDSLT, encoded by the exons ATGGCCGAGACAACAACAGGAGAAGGACAGCAAGGAGCTGCAGCGTTTTTTAACAAAGAGAGACTGAAGCACGGCCCGGAGGAGGAGGCCAGGCTGGAGAGGAAGCACTTCTGGAGAATAATCGATGCTTTTAGATTTTACAG GGTCCATGTCCAGGAGCAGGTCAAGCGTGCCGAGCGTCAGTTCCTTAGCCTCCCGCAGCGCCACCAGAATTTGCTGCCAGATGTTTTGTCCAACCTGGCCCGGATCAGCCATTGTGCGGACCACAACCAGGAGATTCTACAGGCCATCATTCACAATAGCCTCCACATGTTTGAGAACATCGAGTATGGCGAGAGG GAGGATCCGCGGAAGGTGCGACAATCCACTACATTTGACATGGACAAGCTCAAGTCCACCATAAAGCAGTTTGTCAGAGACTGGAGCGAGACGGGCCGGGCTGAGAGGGACACCTGCTACAAGCCCATCATTCAAGAGATCCAAAGACTATTCCCAAGTGACCAATA TGATGTGTCTAAGGTGAGCGTGCTGATTCCGGGTGCTGGGCTTGGCCGTCTAGCCTGGGAGATAGCACGGCTGGGTTATATTTGCCAGGGCAACGAATGGAGCTTCTTCATGCTCTTCTCTTCAAACTTTATCCTCAATAG GTGTGAAACGGTGAACTCTCTGACCCTGTACCCCTGGATCCACCAGTTTAGCAACAACAAGAAATCCGCCGACCAAACACGACCAATCATATTCCCCGATGTCAACCCTCAGAGCTTACCGCTAGATGCAGACTTCTCCATGGTAGCAGGGGACTTTGTGGAAGTCTACAGTGAATCAG AATCCTGGGACTGTGTGGCTACCTGCTTCTTTATTGACACAGCTCATAATGTCATTGAGTATGTGGAGACTATCTGGAAGATTCTGAAGCCTGGTGGAGTGTGGATCAACCTGG GTCCACTGCTGTACCACTTTGAGAACATGGCAAATGAGCTGTCAGTTGAACTTAGCTACGAAGACATTAGGACGGCAATTGTTAACTTTGGATTCCATTTTGAG GTGGAGAAACCATCGGTTCAGACCACCTACACAGAGAACGACCGCTCTATGTTGAGATACGTTTACGACTGTGTCTACTTTGTGGCACGAAAACCTGCAGACCTGTACTTTAacg aagacgaagaagaagaagaagaagaagaagaagacgacgaCCAACAACAGAGTTCTCCACGGGCAGCTAAGTCACCACGGCGAGACGGTACCGACAGCCTGACGTGA
- the carnmt1 gene encoding carnosine N-methyltransferase isoform X2, with translation MAETTTGEGQQGAAAFFNKERLKHGPEEEARLERKHFWRIIDAFRFYRVHVQEQVKRAERQFLSLPQRHQNLLPDVLSNLARISHCADHNQEILQAIIHNSLHMFENIEYGEREDPRKVRQSTTFDMDKLKSTIKQFVRDWSETGRAERDTCYKPIIQEIQRLFPSDQYDVSKVSVLIPGAGLGRLAWEIARLGYICQGNEWSFFMLFSSNFILNRCETVNSLTLYPWIHQFSNNKKSADQTRPIIFPDVNPQSLPLDADFSMVAGDFVEVYSESESWDCVATCFFIDTAHNVIEYVETIWKILKPGGVWINLGPLLYHFENMANELSVELSYEDIRTAIVNFGFHFEVEKPSVQTTYTENDRSMLRYVYDCVYFVARKPADLYFNEEDEEEEEEEEEDDDQQQSSPRAAKSPRRDGTDSLT, from the exons ATGGCCGAGACAACAACAGGAGAAGGACAGCAAGGAGCTGCAGCGTTTTTTAACAAAGAGAGACTGAAGCACGGCCCGGAGGAGGAGGCCAGGCTGGAGAGGAAGCACTTCTGGAGAATAATCGATGCTTTTAGATTTTACAG GGTCCATGTCCAGGAGCAGGTCAAGCGTGCCGAGCGTCAGTTCCTTAGCCTCCCGCAGCGCCACCAGAATTTGCTGCCAGATGTTTTGTCCAACCTGGCCCGGATCAGCCATTGTGCGGACCACAACCAGGAGATTCTACAGGCCATCATTCACAATAGCCTCCACATGTTTGAGAACATCGAGTATGGCGAGAGG GAGGATCCGCGGAAGGTGCGACAATCCACTACATTTGACATGGACAAGCTCAAGTCCACCATAAAGCAGTTTGTCAGAGACTGGAGCGAGACGGGCCGGGCTGAGAGGGACACCTGCTACAAGCCCATCATTCAAGAGATCCAAAGACTATTCCCAAGTGACCAATA TGATGTGTCTAAGGTGAGCGTGCTGATTCCGGGTGCTGGGCTTGGCCGTCTAGCCTGGGAGATAGCACGGCTGGGTTATATTTGCCAGGGCAACGAATGGAGCTTCTTCATGCTCTTCTCTTCAAACTTTATCCTCAATAG GTGTGAAACGGTGAACTCTCTGACCCTGTACCCCTGGATCCACCAGTTTAGCAACAACAAGAAATCCGCCGACCAAACACGACCAATCATATTCCCCGATGTCAACCCTCAGAGCTTACCGCTAGATGCAGACTTCTCCATGGTAGCAGGGGACTTTGTGGAAGTCTACAGTGAATCAG AATCCTGGGACTGTGTGGCTACCTGCTTCTTTATTGACACAGCTCATAATGTCATTGAGTATGTGGAGACTATCTGGAAGATTCTGAAGCCTGGTGGAGTGTGGATCAACCTGG GTCCACTGCTGTACCACTTTGAGAACATGGCAAATGAGCTGTCAGTTGAACTTAGCTACGAAGACATTAGGACGGCAATTGTTAACTTTGGATTCCATTTTGAG GTGGAGAAACCATCGGTTCAGACCACCTACACAGAGAACGACCGCTCTATGTTGAGATACGTTTACGACTGTGTCTACTTTGTGGCACGAAAACCTGCAGACCTGTACTTTAacg aagaagacgaagaagaagaagaagaagaagaagaagacgacgaCCAACAACAGAGTTCTCCACGGGCAGCTAAGTCACCACGGCGAGACGGTACCGACAGCCTGACGTGA
- the carnmt1 gene encoding carnosine N-methyltransferase isoform X8 translates to MLLDFTGSMSRSRSSVPSVSSLASRSATRICCQMFCPTWPGSAIVRTTTRRFYRPSFTIASTCLRTSSMARGSSFNFQEDPRKVRQSTTFDMDKLKSTIKQFVRDWSETGRAERDTCYKPIIQEIQRLFPSDQYDVSKVSVLIPGAGLGRLAWEIARLGYICQGNEWSFFMLFSSNFILNRCETVNSLTLYPWIHQFSNNKKSADQTRPIIFPDVNPQSLPLDADFSMVAGDFVEVYSESESWDCVATCFFIDTAHNVIEYVETIWKILKPGGVWINLGPLLYHFENMANELSVELSYEDIRTAIVNFGFHFEVEKPSVQTTYTENDRSMLRYVYDCVYFVARKPADLYFNGEEEEEEEEEEEEDEEEEEEEEEDDDQQQSSPRAAKSPRRDGTDSLT, encoded by the exons ATGCTTTTAGATTTTACAG GGTCCATGTCCAGGAGCAGGTCAAGCGTGCCGAGCGTCAGTTCCTTAGCCTCCCGCAGCGCCACCAGAATTTGCTGCCAGATGTTTTGTCCAACCTGGCCCGGATCAGCCATTGTGCGGACCACAACCAGGAGATTCTACAGGCCATCATTCACAATAGCCTCCACATGTTTGAGAACATCGAGTATGGCGAGAGG GTCTTCATTCAACTTTCAGGAGGATCCGCGGAAGGTGCGACAATCCACTACATTTGACATGGACAAGCTCAAGTCCACCATAAAGCAGTTTGTCAGAGACTGGAGCGAGACGGGCCGGGCTGAGAGGGACACCTGCTACAAGCCCATCATTCAAGAGATCCAAAGACTATTCCCAAGTGACCAATA TGATGTGTCTAAGGTGAGCGTGCTGATTCCGGGTGCTGGGCTTGGCCGTCTAGCCTGGGAGATAGCACGGCTGGGTTATATTTGCCAGGGCAACGAATGGAGCTTCTTCATGCTCTTCTCTTCAAACTTTATCCTCAATAG GTGTGAAACGGTGAACTCTCTGACCCTGTACCCCTGGATCCACCAGTTTAGCAACAACAAGAAATCCGCCGACCAAACACGACCAATCATATTCCCCGATGTCAACCCTCAGAGCTTACCGCTAGATGCAGACTTCTCCATGGTAGCAGGGGACTTTGTGGAAGTCTACAGTGAATCAG AATCCTGGGACTGTGTGGCTACCTGCTTCTTTATTGACACAGCTCATAATGTCATTGAGTATGTGGAGACTATCTGGAAGATTCTGAAGCCTGGTGGAGTGTGGATCAACCTGG GTCCACTGCTGTACCACTTTGAGAACATGGCAAATGAGCTGTCAGTTGAACTTAGCTACGAAGACATTAGGACGGCAATTGTTAACTTTGGATTCCATTTTGAG GTGGAGAAACCATCGGTTCAGACCACCTACACAGAGAACGACCGCTCTATGTTGAGATACGTTTACGACTGTGTCTACTTTGTGGCACGAAAACCTGCAGACCTGTACTTTAacggtgaagaagaagaagaagaagaagaagaagaagaagaagacgaagaagaagaagaagaagaagaagaagacgacgaCCAACAACAGAGTTCTCCACGGGCAGCTAAGTCACCACGGCGAGACGGTACCGACAGCCTGACGTGA
- the carnmt1 gene encoding carnosine N-methyltransferase isoform X5 yields MAETTTGEGQQGAAAFFNKERLKHGPEEEARLERKHFWRIIDAFRFYRVHVQEQVKRAERQFLSLPQRHQNLLPDVLSNLARISHCADHNQEILQAIIHNSLHMFENIEYGEREDPRKVRQSTTFDMDKLKSTIKQFVRDWSETGRAERDTCYKPIIQEIQRLFPSDQYDVSKVSVLIPGAGLGRLAWEIARLGYICQGNEWSFFMLFSSNFILNRCETVNSLTLYPWIHQFSNNKKSADQTRPIIFPDVNPQSLPLDADFSMVAGDFVEVYSESESWDCVATCFFIDTAHNVIEYVETIWKILKPGGVWINLGPLLYHFENMANELSVELSYEDIRTAIVNFGFHFEVEKPSVQTTYTENDRSMLRYVYDCVYFVARKPADLYFNEEEEEEEEDDDQQQSSPRAAKSPRRDGTDSLT; encoded by the exons ATGGCCGAGACAACAACAGGAGAAGGACAGCAAGGAGCTGCAGCGTTTTTTAACAAAGAGAGACTGAAGCACGGCCCGGAGGAGGAGGCCAGGCTGGAGAGGAAGCACTTCTGGAGAATAATCGATGCTTTTAGATTTTACAG GGTCCATGTCCAGGAGCAGGTCAAGCGTGCCGAGCGTCAGTTCCTTAGCCTCCCGCAGCGCCACCAGAATTTGCTGCCAGATGTTTTGTCCAACCTGGCCCGGATCAGCCATTGTGCGGACCACAACCAGGAGATTCTACAGGCCATCATTCACAATAGCCTCCACATGTTTGAGAACATCGAGTATGGCGAGAGG GAGGATCCGCGGAAGGTGCGACAATCCACTACATTTGACATGGACAAGCTCAAGTCCACCATAAAGCAGTTTGTCAGAGACTGGAGCGAGACGGGCCGGGCTGAGAGGGACACCTGCTACAAGCCCATCATTCAAGAGATCCAAAGACTATTCCCAAGTGACCAATA TGATGTGTCTAAGGTGAGCGTGCTGATTCCGGGTGCTGGGCTTGGCCGTCTAGCCTGGGAGATAGCACGGCTGGGTTATATTTGCCAGGGCAACGAATGGAGCTTCTTCATGCTCTTCTCTTCAAACTTTATCCTCAATAG GTGTGAAACGGTGAACTCTCTGACCCTGTACCCCTGGATCCACCAGTTTAGCAACAACAAGAAATCCGCCGACCAAACACGACCAATCATATTCCCCGATGTCAACCCTCAGAGCTTACCGCTAGATGCAGACTTCTCCATGGTAGCAGGGGACTTTGTGGAAGTCTACAGTGAATCAG AATCCTGGGACTGTGTGGCTACCTGCTTCTTTATTGACACAGCTCATAATGTCATTGAGTATGTGGAGACTATCTGGAAGATTCTGAAGCCTGGTGGAGTGTGGATCAACCTGG GTCCACTGCTGTACCACTTTGAGAACATGGCAAATGAGCTGTCAGTTGAACTTAGCTACGAAGACATTAGGACGGCAATTGTTAACTTTGGATTCCATTTTGAG GTGGAGAAACCATCGGTTCAGACCACCTACACAGAGAACGACCGCTCTATGTTGAGATACGTTTACGACTGTGTCTACTTTGTGGCACGAAAACCTGCAGACCTGTACTTTAacg aagaagaagaagaagaagaagaagacgacgaCCAACAACAGAGTTCTCCACGGGCAGCTAAGTCACCACGGCGAGACGGTACCGACAGCCTGACGTGA
- the carnmt1 gene encoding carnosine N-methyltransferase isoform X1, which produces MAETTTGEGQQGAAAFFNKERLKHGPEEEARLERKHFWRIIDAFRFYRVHVQEQVKRAERQFLSLPQRHQNLLPDVLSNLARISHCADHNQEILQAIIHNSLHMFENIEYGEREDPRKVRQSTTFDMDKLKSTIKQFVRDWSETGRAERDTCYKPIIQEIQRLFPSDQYDVSKVSVLIPGAGLGRLAWEIARLGYICQGNEWSFFMLFSSNFILNRCETVNSLTLYPWIHQFSNNKKSADQTRPIIFPDVNPQSLPLDADFSMVAGDFVEVYSESESWDCVATCFFIDTAHNVIEYVETIWKILKPGGVWINLGPLLYHFENMANELSVELSYEDIRTAIVNFGFHFEVEKPSVQTTYTENDRSMLRYVYDCVYFVARKPADLYFNGEEEEEEEEEEEEDEEEEEEEEEDDDQQQSSPRAAKSPRRDGTDSLT; this is translated from the exons ATGGCCGAGACAACAACAGGAGAAGGACAGCAAGGAGCTGCAGCGTTTTTTAACAAAGAGAGACTGAAGCACGGCCCGGAGGAGGAGGCCAGGCTGGAGAGGAAGCACTTCTGGAGAATAATCGATGCTTTTAGATTTTACAG GGTCCATGTCCAGGAGCAGGTCAAGCGTGCCGAGCGTCAGTTCCTTAGCCTCCCGCAGCGCCACCAGAATTTGCTGCCAGATGTTTTGTCCAACCTGGCCCGGATCAGCCATTGTGCGGACCACAACCAGGAGATTCTACAGGCCATCATTCACAATAGCCTCCACATGTTTGAGAACATCGAGTATGGCGAGAGG GAGGATCCGCGGAAGGTGCGACAATCCACTACATTTGACATGGACAAGCTCAAGTCCACCATAAAGCAGTTTGTCAGAGACTGGAGCGAGACGGGCCGGGCTGAGAGGGACACCTGCTACAAGCCCATCATTCAAGAGATCCAAAGACTATTCCCAAGTGACCAATA TGATGTGTCTAAGGTGAGCGTGCTGATTCCGGGTGCTGGGCTTGGCCGTCTAGCCTGGGAGATAGCACGGCTGGGTTATATTTGCCAGGGCAACGAATGGAGCTTCTTCATGCTCTTCTCTTCAAACTTTATCCTCAATAG GTGTGAAACGGTGAACTCTCTGACCCTGTACCCCTGGATCCACCAGTTTAGCAACAACAAGAAATCCGCCGACCAAACACGACCAATCATATTCCCCGATGTCAACCCTCAGAGCTTACCGCTAGATGCAGACTTCTCCATGGTAGCAGGGGACTTTGTGGAAGTCTACAGTGAATCAG AATCCTGGGACTGTGTGGCTACCTGCTTCTTTATTGACACAGCTCATAATGTCATTGAGTATGTGGAGACTATCTGGAAGATTCTGAAGCCTGGTGGAGTGTGGATCAACCTGG GTCCACTGCTGTACCACTTTGAGAACATGGCAAATGAGCTGTCAGTTGAACTTAGCTACGAAGACATTAGGACGGCAATTGTTAACTTTGGATTCCATTTTGAG GTGGAGAAACCATCGGTTCAGACCACCTACACAGAGAACGACCGCTCTATGTTGAGATACGTTTACGACTGTGTCTACTTTGTGGCACGAAAACCTGCAGACCTGTACTTTAacggtgaagaagaagaagaagaagaagaagaagaagaagaagacgaagaagaagaagaagaagaagaagaagacgacgaCCAACAACAGAGTTCTCCACGGGCAGCTAAGTCACCACGGCGAGACGGTACCGACAGCCTGACGTGA
- the carnmt1 gene encoding carnosine N-methyltransferase isoform X6 — translation MAETTTGEGQQGAAAFFNKERLKHGPEEEARLERKHFWRIIDAFRFYRVHVQEQVKRAERQFLSLPQRHQNLLPDVLSNLARISHCADHNQEILQAIIHNSLHMFENIEYGEREDPRKVRQSTTFDMDKLKSTIKQFVRDWSETGRAERDTCYKPIIQEIQRLFPSDQYDVSKVSVLIPGAGLGRLAWEIARLGYICQGNEWSFFMLFSSNFILNRCETVNSLTLYPWIHQFSNNKKSADQTRPIIFPDVNPQSLPLDADFSMVAGDFVEVYSESESWDCVATCFFIDTAHNVIEYVETIWKILKPGGVWINLGPLLYHFENMANELSVELSYEDIRTAIVNFGFHFEVEKPSVQTTYTENDRSMLRYVYDCVYFVARKPADLYFNEEEEEEEDDDQQQSSPRAAKSPRRDGTDSLT, via the exons ATGGCCGAGACAACAACAGGAGAAGGACAGCAAGGAGCTGCAGCGTTTTTTAACAAAGAGAGACTGAAGCACGGCCCGGAGGAGGAGGCCAGGCTGGAGAGGAAGCACTTCTGGAGAATAATCGATGCTTTTAGATTTTACAG GGTCCATGTCCAGGAGCAGGTCAAGCGTGCCGAGCGTCAGTTCCTTAGCCTCCCGCAGCGCCACCAGAATTTGCTGCCAGATGTTTTGTCCAACCTGGCCCGGATCAGCCATTGTGCGGACCACAACCAGGAGATTCTACAGGCCATCATTCACAATAGCCTCCACATGTTTGAGAACATCGAGTATGGCGAGAGG GAGGATCCGCGGAAGGTGCGACAATCCACTACATTTGACATGGACAAGCTCAAGTCCACCATAAAGCAGTTTGTCAGAGACTGGAGCGAGACGGGCCGGGCTGAGAGGGACACCTGCTACAAGCCCATCATTCAAGAGATCCAAAGACTATTCCCAAGTGACCAATA TGATGTGTCTAAGGTGAGCGTGCTGATTCCGGGTGCTGGGCTTGGCCGTCTAGCCTGGGAGATAGCACGGCTGGGTTATATTTGCCAGGGCAACGAATGGAGCTTCTTCATGCTCTTCTCTTCAAACTTTATCCTCAATAG GTGTGAAACGGTGAACTCTCTGACCCTGTACCCCTGGATCCACCAGTTTAGCAACAACAAGAAATCCGCCGACCAAACACGACCAATCATATTCCCCGATGTCAACCCTCAGAGCTTACCGCTAGATGCAGACTTCTCCATGGTAGCAGGGGACTTTGTGGAAGTCTACAGTGAATCAG AATCCTGGGACTGTGTGGCTACCTGCTTCTTTATTGACACAGCTCATAATGTCATTGAGTATGTGGAGACTATCTGGAAGATTCTGAAGCCTGGTGGAGTGTGGATCAACCTGG GTCCACTGCTGTACCACTTTGAGAACATGGCAAATGAGCTGTCAGTTGAACTTAGCTACGAAGACATTAGGACGGCAATTGTTAACTTTGGATTCCATTTTGAG GTGGAGAAACCATCGGTTCAGACCACCTACACAGAGAACGACCGCTCTATGTTGAGATACGTTTACGACTGTGTCTACTTTGTGGCACGAAAACCTGCAGACCTGTACTTTAacg aagaagaagaagaagaagaagacgacgaCCAACAACAGAGTTCTCCACGGGCAGCTAAGTCACCACGGCGAGACGGTACCGACAGCCTGACGTGA
- the carnmt1 gene encoding carnosine N-methyltransferase isoform X7 has protein sequence MAETTTGEGQQGAAAFFNKERLKHGPEEEARLERKHFWRIIDAFRFYRVHVQEQVKRAERQFLSLPQRHQNLLPDVLSNLARISHCADHNQEILQAIIHNSLHMFENIEYGEREDPRKVRQSTTFDMDKLKSTIKQFVRDWSETGRAERDTCYKPIIQEIQRLFPSDQYDVSKVSVLIPGAGLGRLAWEIARLGYICQGNEWSFFMLFSSNFILNRCETVNSLTLYPWIHQFSNNKKSADQTRPIIFPDVNPQSLPLDADFSMVAGDFVEVYSESESWDCVATCFFIDTAHNVIEYVETIWKILKPGGVWINLGPLLYHFENMANELSVELSYEDIRTAIVNFGFHFEVEKPSVQTTYTENDRSMLRYVYDCVYFVARKPADLYFNEEEEEEDDDQQQSSPRAAKSPRRDGTDSLT, from the exons ATGGCCGAGACAACAACAGGAGAAGGACAGCAAGGAGCTGCAGCGTTTTTTAACAAAGAGAGACTGAAGCACGGCCCGGAGGAGGAGGCCAGGCTGGAGAGGAAGCACTTCTGGAGAATAATCGATGCTTTTAGATTTTACAG GGTCCATGTCCAGGAGCAGGTCAAGCGTGCCGAGCGTCAGTTCCTTAGCCTCCCGCAGCGCCACCAGAATTTGCTGCCAGATGTTTTGTCCAACCTGGCCCGGATCAGCCATTGTGCGGACCACAACCAGGAGATTCTACAGGCCATCATTCACAATAGCCTCCACATGTTTGAGAACATCGAGTATGGCGAGAGG GAGGATCCGCGGAAGGTGCGACAATCCACTACATTTGACATGGACAAGCTCAAGTCCACCATAAAGCAGTTTGTCAGAGACTGGAGCGAGACGGGCCGGGCTGAGAGGGACACCTGCTACAAGCCCATCATTCAAGAGATCCAAAGACTATTCCCAAGTGACCAATA TGATGTGTCTAAGGTGAGCGTGCTGATTCCGGGTGCTGGGCTTGGCCGTCTAGCCTGGGAGATAGCACGGCTGGGTTATATTTGCCAGGGCAACGAATGGAGCTTCTTCATGCTCTTCTCTTCAAACTTTATCCTCAATAG GTGTGAAACGGTGAACTCTCTGACCCTGTACCCCTGGATCCACCAGTTTAGCAACAACAAGAAATCCGCCGACCAAACACGACCAATCATATTCCCCGATGTCAACCCTCAGAGCTTACCGCTAGATGCAGACTTCTCCATGGTAGCAGGGGACTTTGTGGAAGTCTACAGTGAATCAG AATCCTGGGACTGTGTGGCTACCTGCTTCTTTATTGACACAGCTCATAATGTCATTGAGTATGTGGAGACTATCTGGAAGATTCTGAAGCCTGGTGGAGTGTGGATCAACCTGG GTCCACTGCTGTACCACTTTGAGAACATGGCAAATGAGCTGTCAGTTGAACTTAGCTACGAAGACATTAGGACGGCAATTGTTAACTTTGGATTCCATTTTGAG GTGGAGAAACCATCGGTTCAGACCACCTACACAGAGAACGACCGCTCTATGTTGAGATACGTTTACGACTGTGTCTACTTTGTGGCACGAAAACCTGCAGACCTGTACTTTAacg aagaagaagaagaagaagacgacgaCCAACAACAGAGTTCTCCACGGGCAGCTAAGTCACCACGGCGAGACGGTACCGACAGCCTGACGTGA
- the carnmt1 gene encoding carnosine N-methyltransferase isoform X4: MAETTTGEGQQGAAAFFNKERLKHGPEEEARLERKHFWRIIDAFRFYRVHVQEQVKRAERQFLSLPQRHQNLLPDVLSNLARISHCADHNQEILQAIIHNSLHMFENIEYGEREDPRKVRQSTTFDMDKLKSTIKQFVRDWSETGRAERDTCYKPIIQEIQRLFPSDQYDVSKVSVLIPGAGLGRLAWEIARLGYICQGNEWSFFMLFSSNFILNRCETVNSLTLYPWIHQFSNNKKSADQTRPIIFPDVNPQSLPLDADFSMVAGDFVEVYSESESWDCVATCFFIDTAHNVIEYVETIWKILKPGGVWINLGPLLYHFENMANELSVELSYEDIRTAIVNFGFHFEVEKPSVQTTYTENDRSMLRYVYDCVYFVARKPADLYFNDEEEEEEEEEDDDQQQSSPRAAKSPRRDGTDSLT, encoded by the exons ATGGCCGAGACAACAACAGGAGAAGGACAGCAAGGAGCTGCAGCGTTTTTTAACAAAGAGAGACTGAAGCACGGCCCGGAGGAGGAGGCCAGGCTGGAGAGGAAGCACTTCTGGAGAATAATCGATGCTTTTAGATTTTACAG GGTCCATGTCCAGGAGCAGGTCAAGCGTGCCGAGCGTCAGTTCCTTAGCCTCCCGCAGCGCCACCAGAATTTGCTGCCAGATGTTTTGTCCAACCTGGCCCGGATCAGCCATTGTGCGGACCACAACCAGGAGATTCTACAGGCCATCATTCACAATAGCCTCCACATGTTTGAGAACATCGAGTATGGCGAGAGG GAGGATCCGCGGAAGGTGCGACAATCCACTACATTTGACATGGACAAGCTCAAGTCCACCATAAAGCAGTTTGTCAGAGACTGGAGCGAGACGGGCCGGGCTGAGAGGGACACCTGCTACAAGCCCATCATTCAAGAGATCCAAAGACTATTCCCAAGTGACCAATA TGATGTGTCTAAGGTGAGCGTGCTGATTCCGGGTGCTGGGCTTGGCCGTCTAGCCTGGGAGATAGCACGGCTGGGTTATATTTGCCAGGGCAACGAATGGAGCTTCTTCATGCTCTTCTCTTCAAACTTTATCCTCAATAG GTGTGAAACGGTGAACTCTCTGACCCTGTACCCCTGGATCCACCAGTTTAGCAACAACAAGAAATCCGCCGACCAAACACGACCAATCATATTCCCCGATGTCAACCCTCAGAGCTTACCGCTAGATGCAGACTTCTCCATGGTAGCAGGGGACTTTGTGGAAGTCTACAGTGAATCAG AATCCTGGGACTGTGTGGCTACCTGCTTCTTTATTGACACAGCTCATAATGTCATTGAGTATGTGGAGACTATCTGGAAGATTCTGAAGCCTGGTGGAGTGTGGATCAACCTGG GTCCACTGCTGTACCACTTTGAGAACATGGCAAATGAGCTGTCAGTTGAACTTAGCTACGAAGACATTAGGACGGCAATTGTTAACTTTGGATTCCATTTTGAG GTGGAGAAACCATCGGTTCAGACCACCTACACAGAGAACGACCGCTCTATGTTGAGATACGTTTACGACTGTGTCTACTTTGTGGCACGAAAACCTGCAGACCTGTACTTTAacg acgaagaagaagaagaagaagaagaagaagacgacgaCCAACAACAGAGTTCTCCACGGGCAGCTAAGTCACCACGGCGAGACGGTACCGACAGCCTGACGTGA